The Ziziphus jujuba cultivar Dongzao chromosome 7, ASM3175591v1 genome includes a region encoding these proteins:
- the LOC107425207 gene encoding protein DETOXIFICATION 27, whose amino-acid sequence MEEANAPLLEQISPTSMVQYEDEQDQVLTQRFCRESKKLWDIVAPAIFSRLASFSMFVITQAFAGHLGDHEFAAVSIANNVIINLNFGLFLGMASALETLCGQAFRAKKFYMLGVYMQRSWIVLLICCIIILPIYLFATPILKLLGQDSEVAELSGLVSMWLIPVHFSFAIQFPLQIFLQSQLKNIVIAWVSLVALVVHVILSWLFVYKLQVGVVGTAITLDISWWILAIGQLSYAVFGGCPLTWSGFCTEAFSGLWEFIKLSAASGVMLCLEVWYYAILVLMTGNLANAEVAVDALSICMTINGWAMNIPLAFFNATGIRVANELGAGNGKGAKFATTVSVVTSIAIGLLFCLLIMIFHKEIAFIFSSSKPVLQQVNKLYILLAFTLLLNSVQPILSGVAVGCGWQSYVAYINLGCYYIIGVPVGFFMGWFFNKGVMGIWAGMIVGTAIQTLILVVIAIKCDWVKEAEKASMQLLKWENAKTKTLDEADESIHVNHMYPSCLIM is encoded by the exons ATGGAGGAAGCAAATGCTCCATTGTTGGAACAAATATCTCCAACTTCGATGGTCCAATATGAAGATGAACAAGACCAAGTTCTTACACAGAGATTTTGCAGAGAATCAAAGAAGCTTTGGGACATCGTAGCCCCTGCAATCTTTAGCCGCCTCGCCTCCTTCTCCATGTTCGTCATCACGCAAGCCTTTGCTGGCCATCTGGGCGACCATGAATTCGCGGCGGTCTCCATTGCCAACAATGTCATTATTAACCTCAACTTTGGTCTCTTT CTGGGCATGGCAAGCGCATTAGAAACGCTATGCGGGCAAGCTTTTCGTGCCAAGAAATTCTACATGTTGGGTGTATACATGCAACGTTCGTGGATTGTTCTGTTGATTTGCTGTATTATAATTTTGCCTATCTATCTCTTTGCCACTCCAATTCTAAAGCTTTTGGGACAGGATTCAGAAGTGGCAGAGCTATCAGGGCTAGTATCAATGTGGTTAATACCGGTTCATTTCAGCTTTGCCATTCAGTTTCCGTTGCAGATTTTCTTGCAGAGCCAGCTTAAGAATATTGTGATTGCTTGGGTGTCTCTGGTAGCATTAGTAGTCCATGTGATATTAAGCTGGTTGTTTGTGTACAAGCTTCAGGTTGGAGTAGTTGGTACTGCTATTACTTTGGACATCTCTTGGTGGATATTGGCGATTGGGCAATTGAGTTACGCAGTCTTTGGTGGGTGTCCATTAACTTGGTCTGGTTTCTGCACTGAAGCATTTTCAGGTCTCTGGGAGTTCATCAAACTCTCTGCTGCTTCTGGGGTTATGCTCTG CTTGGAAGTCTGGTACTATGCAATACTGGTATTGATGACTGGAAATCTGGCCAATGCAGAGGTTGCTGTGGATGCTTTGTCCATATG CATGACCATAAATGGATGGGCAATGAATATTCCTCTTGCATTCTTTAATGCAACCGG AATAAGAGTGGCAAATGAGCTTGGAGCAGGGAATGGAAAAGGAGCCAAATTTGCGACCACAGTATCAGTGGTCACATCCATTGCAATTGGTCTCTTATTTTGCTTATTGATTATGATATTCCACAAGGAAAttgcttttatattttcttcaagTAAACCTGTACTGCAACAAGTAAACAAACTCTACATCCTCTTAGCCTTCACTCTTCTCCTCAATAGTGTTCAACCTATTCTATCTG GAGTGGCTGTGGGATGTGGTTGGCAATCATATGTTGCATATATAAACTTAGGTTGTTATTATATAATCGGAGTTCCAGTTGGATTTTTTATGGGATGGTTCTTCAACAAAGGAGTTATG GGAATTTGGGCTGGCATGATTGTTGGAACAGCGATTCAAACCTTGATTTTAGTCGTCATTGCCATTAAATGTGACTGGGTAAAAGAG gCCGAGAAAGCAAGTATGCAGTTGTTGAAGTGGGAAAacgcaaaaacaaaaaccttagATGAAGCTGATGAATCAATCCACGTTAATCATATGTATCCAAGCTGCTTAATCATGTGA